The region GACGCCGCGTCTTATTTCCATAAGCACCCTGTCCTTACCGGCCCAAATTTCTTCAAGACATATCCCGCAAGGCTCGATGAAAAAGAATTCCTGCTTTCGCAGTCAAAATTTCTTTTAGAAAAGGTCGCATCGGCAACAGGCACCGGCATTCCGCACCTGCTTAAAACATACGGCAAAAGCATCCCGGATCAAACCATGCACGCCATGGAGAACCAATACTTCCGAAATATACTGCGCCGCAATTCAGGGAACAAAACCCCATCGCTGCGTGCAATTGTCAAAGCCATAAATGATGCCCGTGCTATGGGTTTTCCCATCACCGAGGTACCGGACTGCAAGATTGCCTTTGTGCGGGTAACAAGCAAAACAATGCTGAATGACGAAGGTATAGAATTCGGATTAGGCTTCGATGTGGACCTGCCCGTCAAGACAGAACAGAGTAAATCAGCCGGGATGTTCAGTTCATCAACAGCGAAAGACGCGGATGTGGTTATTCTAATCAATGAGACCGTATCCAAACTGGACAGAAAATCACGCCAGTATACACCAAAAACAAGCCGCTACCTTTCCGGTTACCGGGAAATTTACAACCCGGAATACGACAAGGCCAGATTAGAACTGGACAATCTGCGTAACAGGCGCAGTGACGCCATGGGCACGGTCAATACGAGCATGCTGCTGGGAGTTGCCGGGATATTTACCGGTTTAGCCGCCGCTAGTGAAGCGGACCACCTTGAGGCACAGATTAATGAACTTTCGGCAAATGCTACCAACATACCGCGCATGATCGATAAACCGGTCTATACGGATTACAAGTACCGGGTGATCGGAATCAAAGACACAAAGGTAGCCTCGGTGCAATACTTCATAATTGACCGCAGAGCCGGGACCTACTTTGAAGATGTTTTTGATATAGTACATCAGAAGGATTTCAAAGTAGCCTACGGGGTAAAAGAAAAAGACCCCAAGGCAGCGGAGATTCTGACCTCTTTCATGACTGAAAAAGATCTGCGTAACTGGGAAAAACAGCCTGTAGAAGTTAAACTCTCGGACCTGCTTACCCATTACCTCAAGCACAAAGAACTAGACAAAAAATACCGCAGCATGGCTGAAGTTCGCAAAAAAATAATGAATAAGCGAAACGAGGCCCTCAAGCAGTTTTACGCCAATAAATATTCTTCCGACACCGGCAATGATCCCCGTTTCGATTCCGTTGTTGTCATACAAAGCCCGTCCGGGAGTCTGGGAAGCGGTTTCTTTGTAACCGACAACATCGTGATCACAAATATGCATGTGGTTGAAGGCAGTGATTACGCTGAAATGAAAATGCATAACGGAATGGAAACCTTCGGCAAGGTTCTGGCAACTGATCCCTTCCGTGATCTTGCGCTGGTCAAGATGAGCACCCGTGGCAAGCCGGTCCGTTTCTATAATAAAAATTCAATTCCTTCGGGTGTAACCCTTGAAGCCATCGGCCACCCCCATGGCTACCAATACACCATCACCCGCGGGGTATTCAGTGCCTATAGGCAGCTTCGCAGTCATATGGTGGCATCGAAGGATAGGAAAATTCGCTATATTCAAACCGATGCTGCTATCAACCCGGGGAACTCGGGCGGTCCGCTTTTCTATAAAGACAGACTCGTCGGTGTAAACTCATGGGGACGTGTCGATCCCGGTACTGCAAACCTCAACTTCGCAGTTCACTATTCAGAAGTCATAGACTTTCTCAAACAATACGGAATCCACTACCGCAATTAGGAGCTGAAAATGAATAAAAAAATATACATGAAAATGGCAGTGCTGGTCATTGTTCTGGGAATTACCATGCTCGCCGGTTGCCGGACCACGCAGCGCATGGGCATGGTACGTGATCAAAAAACCGGACTTCTCTACGGTTCCATGATGAACGGTAACATGCTTCTGGACCCTTCCCAGTTTGAGAACCCCACGATCAAACTGACCATCCGCAATACTTCCGGCGATCCAGCTGTGAACCTGAAGGCCCTGCGGTCGACTCTTGAACGGGCTTACCGTGATAAAGGATACGAAGTGGTCAAGGGTAAAAAATACAGCATCCATCTGGATATCAACCTCCGCTATTCAGGCCAGATCTCGGAAGACATGGCAGAGGAAGTCGCTATGTACGGTGCTGTCGGCGGTGCTTACGCCGGTGCAAGGACTGGTAAGAATCTAGATTCCACAGTTGCCGGTGCGGTTTCAGGAGCTACGGTAGGAGCCATTGTAGGCCAATATGCCACACAGGACACCTATATAATGTTTGCGGACGTTACTATCGGACTGGTAGACAAAAACGCTTCTAAAAAGAAGTATATCGTATCGTTCGGCGATACTCAGGTAAAATACCACGATGAAGATACCGGGTACAATCCCTACCGGGTACGGGAGACTGCCCGTGTGGCCGTATACGCCGGCGGAGACAACACCGAGCAAAGCCGGATAGTCGGTGGAGTTACCGCCCGCTTCAGGCGCATTCTGCAAGATGTAATTTAATCAGAAAGCCCGGACAGTTTACCTGTCCGGGCTTTCTCTTTTTATACATCATCAAATCTGTTACGAACTTCGCTCAAGCCATCACGATACCCTTGCGCATCGCCGTAAGGGAAAAAATAGCGGTAACGGCTATGGACTGATTTTACAGGACGAGCGTGCCGGATAGGGCACCAGTACTGCTCAGTTCGGGCTGCCACCTCGCGCACAAAACCGATCAATCCATTAAAGTACCCGCAATAGTAGCAATTAACCTTTTCAATCATATTCAGATATTTCAGGCTGTGCCTGTCAATTACGATATAATCACGCCTGCGAACCCGGGGGATACCATACACAGGAAAACACATCAGCTGGTATAGCCATGTTGCAACATCCAGCATCAGGGCCGGAACAATAGGCATCCAGATAAATGGGATGGTCAGAATAACCCACACCCCGGAATCATACACATAGTCTCTCCATTTAGCGGCAAGCTCGCGATGTTTTACGCGTACCTCTGAGCTGAAACGGACTTTTTTCTTCTGTACGGTGTAGAGAAATTCGTTTGTCATATCACGTAATTCTACGCGAAGTTCCTTTTCCAGAACATCCATCTTGCCGAGAATTTCATCTATTCTATTCATGTGGCACCTTCCTTAATTCAGTATGAGGTTCAATTGCTATGCAGGGCAAAGCCCGGTTTCAGGTGTCATTAAATACAATTAGATAAAAAAATGTTGGGATTGGCAAGTAAATTTGGAAGGAGAATAGATAAGCAGCCAAGGTTGCTGACCAGCCCGGACTGCTTATTTAAGAAATTATTTATTACTAAACTACTTCAATATCGCCGTGGGCAGAGTCTACAGCTTCACAGCTTGCGTCCAAGGTAGCAATAAGCTCTCCGCTTTGTGTTGAAGAGATTCCATCTGGATCATAATACAGTTGTCTGGAAGCCGTATCGTAAATAAATTGTGCTCCAGCTGCGGAGCCAGTTGAACCGTCATACCCTGACACAGAGACAAAGCTCCAAGAAGAATTAAACCCTCCGCTACTGTTGAAAACAAACTTGTCCTCACCGGAATCAAAATTAGCAACGAAGTCTCCTCCTTCACTGCGTGCATTGTAAAATAAGAAATCCCCATCATTATCAGAACCGGGGTCTAAAGAGTCGCCCCCTGTTCCGCCATACAATGTATCGGCTCCTATTCCACCTAGAAGAGTATCGCCGCCTATACCTCCGGAAAGGCTATCGTTACCGCCTTCGCCATACAACCCATCATCCCCTGATCCGCCGGATAAGTCATTATGCAAGCTATTACCATAGATTGAATCATTGTAGTCAGACCCTATAACCGCTTCTATTCCCACAAAAGAAGATTCGTAACTTTCTTCACCCGTATATAATGAAGAGAAACCGGCTCCGGAATCATCCATGCTCACATATACCCCGAAAGTAGCGGTAGAATCGGAAAAAGAAATTGTGTCATACCCATTACCACCGTCAATAAAATTGACGCCTTCACCACCTAAGATGGTATCATCATCGTCACCACCTGCAATGGTGTCATCGCCGGCGCCGCCGTAGATAGTGTCACTCCCGACATCACCGTAGAGGACATCGTTACCGTCCATACCATTGATGTAGTCATTTCCAGCCAGCCCATCATAGTAATCCACACCGCTGGAACCAACCCAGCTATCGTTACCGCTGGTACCGTAGATAAAGTTGGAGCCGTCACTGGAAGTATATGTCTGGCCTTCGGTTTCGTCCGTTGCTTCAGGTATGCTCTCTAGCAACTCATCGATAATATCATCAGTAACCTCTTGTAGATTATTAAGCAGATTCTGAACGGAATTAATATCACCGGAAGTCACGGCGCCAAGGATATCCCCGGCAAGATCTTCCAGTTCGGAAAGAGCTTCACCGGAGACTAAATCAGCAACGTTAAAGTCTCCCAGTTCCCCCTGAAGAGCAGCACCGGCAGCCAGTACACTACCTGGATCAAGCACTCCCGTTCCGGCAGCTAAAGCACCTCCGGCTGCACCGCCGTCGACGTTACCTTCCTGTCCTTCGCCTTCCTGTCCTTCGCCTTCCTGTCCTTCACCTTCCTGGCCTTCACCTTCCTGGCCCTGCGCATCCTGCTCTTGATTATCCGGATTCTGATTATCAGGATCTTCCTGCTGTTCTTCTTCCTGACGCTGCTGCTGAATTTCCTGCTCCTGCCGGATAGCCGCAGGGGCAATTTCCCTGAAGGAATTGAACTCCTGAACGCTCATGGGACGCACCGAACCCAGCTGTCCGGACATGGCGATGTCTATAAGTTCACGGGGATTGGCAATCATCCTGATTTCGCCGCTTATGGACTGGACCAGCAGAGCCTTACCGGCATGAATCTCTTCAACACCGATTTTCTCCCCGCCACCGGGATTAATTTCACTGATTATGGTGGTGCCGCGAATACCGATAGTCGCAAGAGGTGTTCCTACCTGAAAACGGTCAGGATTCTGTTCGGCTATTTTTCCGGTCACTAAACGGAAAGTGCCCTGACTCATTTTAAAAAGTAGTTCCGCGTCCGAAGCAGAATCATCATAGACATAATCGTCCAAAGAAATGCTGGAATCCGCTCCCTGAGACAGCAACGTGTCGTCCGCAAAACGGACTTCCGCTGCGCTACCTTCTCCGGTAACAAGTTCCTCACCCCTGAAGACTTCGGCTCCGGCCTCAACTTGCCGTATGCCAGAGTCTGAACGCAAAAAAACTTCTCCATTTGCGGAAAGGACTACACCGATTGATTCCAAACCTGCTTCGGGAGGCATAATAACCCCTCACTATTTAAAATTAGACTACTCTAAATAGATAATAATCTATTATTTAAATTCAAGTCAATGCGGAGAAAAAAATTCTTAAAACATTTCGACACAACACAAACAATTAGCAATGTATCTTAACAAACAGATTCAAAGTTTCCGTTTTATGGATCATAGTTAAATGAAATAGACTGGCGGTTACACATGATTAATCCGTAATATATGACAATACGACACAAAAAAATCCCGCATTTCCTTATTCAGAAATGCGGGATTAATGACCGGGTAGTAAAATAAATCAGCTTTCGTCTGCTGCTGGCGGGATGGGACCTTTTTTCAGCCCCCATACGAAAAGAGCCAATCCGGCGAGAATCATGGGTACGCAAAGTAGCTGCCCCATAGTCAGCCAGCCAAAAGCGATGAATCCGAGTTGCGGGTCCGGCTGACGGAAAAATTCTACAAAGGCCCGGAAAAAGCCGTAACCAATCAGGAATAAGCCTGTTGTAGTTCCCCGCTGACGGGGTTTTGATGACCAAAACCAAAGGATCAGAAAAAGCAAAACACCTTCCAGCGCCCCTTCGTACAGTTGCGAGGGATGTCTGGGCAGATTTCCGGCTCGTCTGCTCGGGAATACCATGCCCCATGGCATATTAGTCACCCGGCCCCAGAGTTCACCATTGATAAAGTTACCCATGCGGCCGCAAAATAATCCGAGGGGCGCCAGCGGAACGAGAAAATCGCCCACATCAAGAGTGGTCCGCTTAGTGGATTTGGCAAAGCGCCAAGCCACAATCGCAACACCTATGGCTCCTCCGTGAAAAGACATACCACCTTTCCAGACCGCAAAAATATCTACCGGATGGGCCATGAAATAACCCGGCTCGTAAATCAGGCAATACCCCAATCGGGCGCCGACAACCAAACCGACGATGAGCCATGTGATGAGATCATCCACCTGCTGGCCGGTCCAGTTGTTGGTAGGTTTTGAGGCTCGGTAGCGCCCAAGGAACCATGCGATGGCGAAACCGATCATATACATCAGGCCATACCAATTGGCCTTAAGGGGACCTATTCTGAAAGCTATCGTGTCGAATTCCGGCAATACAATCATATTCTTTACCTAGTTAAAAGGTTCCATAAACAAAAAAACTCGCCGGGCGGACTATGTTTCCCGGACAAATTCAGTTACAATCTGTGCCTAGGAATTACAAGGAAATCCCATGGAAGAACAAAAAGATTTTGATATTTTGGAAATGCCGGCCGAAGGACTCGCCGCCTACTGGCTTTCTATAAAAAAACTCATTGATGTCAAGCGCAGCAGAAAAGTCCTTGAAGAAGAGATTCGTTATACCCGCGAACCATACATCAAATTCTTACTGGAAACGGCCTTCTCTGAGCTTGAGGAATCTACTGTGCGACGGCTGGCAGAGGCCAAGTCCCAGACCCTCGCCGGAGAATATGCGCGTAAACTTTCTACGATGCAGATAGCTTTGCTGGCGATGTCTGCACAGGAAAATCCACGCATCAGTTTTGTACGCATGGCTTCACAGTATCCTGTCTCCATCATTTCAGAAAAAAAAGCATTCACCCTCGCTCACGGATTGCTGGACGGCCTCTTCGATAAACAATCAGATCCTGCCGTGCTCCTGGAATTTGATCACAAGCTGCAACCGGACCGCATGCTCGTCAAAATGCTTTTCCATATCATTCTCAGCCGCAAGGAAGGGAAGCAGCAACTTGAGCAGGTAGTGCCGCACATCAAGACCCCTTTTTATGCAAACGGCATAACTCAGGTTATTGATGGTTTTGATCACCGAATCCTTAAGTCAAACCTTAAAGTTCAATCCGACCAGATCTTGGAATATTCCAAAACAAAAATGAATATGGCAGCTGAAATGTGTCTGGGCATCAGGTCTAAGCTCAGTTATGACGATATCTTCCGCATAGCCCGCGCATTTATGCCCTGATATTCAGGAGATCCCGCCGTAAAAAAACGCTCATTCCGGCAGAATAAGAATCGATCAGCCTTTCTTTTTCTTAAAGGCAGCAGCAGCTTTGACAAAATTATTTGCCCAGCAAGGCATGCTCAATGCGTGAATATGATTGTATCCGGCATAGATATTATCACGGATAAGTCCATCAAACCCTTCAGCCATGCCTTTTCCACGCGACATATCAAGAGCGTATTTTGGATCGGATTCATTGTTATTTACGCAGAGTGAATAATGGAATTCATGCCCGATTATTTCGGTTCCTACCGGGAAAAAGGGATTTTCATGTACTATAGTTCCGGAAGTATACCCCAGTCCCTGCGGACGCGGACACAAACAGGTTGAAAGGTCCAACACGCCGGACATAGGATACTTCCGCCCCTCAAATTCAACATCTCGCCCAAGATACATGAATCCGCCGCATTCAGCGAATACAGGCAGCCCTTCATGCGTGAGCCTGCGGACGTGATCACGAATTAATTTGTTAGCGGATATTTCCGGAGCCAATGTTTCAGGGAATCCGCCGCCGAGATAAAGACCATGAATTTCAGGCCACGGGTCGGGTGAAAATATGGAAACTTCCTTTACTTCCGCCCCGGCACGGTGCAGAGCCTCAAGATTTTCTTCGTAGTAAAACCAAAGAGCTTCATCGCGAACAACACCAATAACAGGTTTGGTCTCGCTGGAAAGTTCTATCCCGTCCCATGCATTATGTTCAGCGCTGATTTCAGCAGGATACTTTTTTGAAATTTGGTAGATCGCATCGAGATCAAGACAATCCTCGGCCATTTGACCAAGGGTATCCAAAGCTTTATTGACTTTGCCGTATTCCGTATTGGAGACAAGTCCCATATGCCGTTCAGGTATGGGATTTTCTTTCAGCTTGGGAAGCATACCCAGCACGGGGATGTCGGTATATTTTTCGATGGAGTTCCGGAGTATGTTGCGATGGCGCTCTCCGGCAGTGCGATTTAGAATGACACCGGCAAGATTAAACCCATCCTCGAAGGCCTTGCATCCGGCCACGATAGCTGCAACGGTGCGGGTCATCTTGGTGCAGTCAATTGTAAGAATCACCGGAGCCTTAATAATCCTGGCCAGTTCGGCAGTGGAGCAGGAACCTTCCACGTCCTTACCGTCAAACAGGCCGCGATTACCCTCTACAATGGAAATATCCGCACCAAGACCTTTTTCCATAAATAACGCAATGAGTTTATCATTGGACATCAGGAATGGATCAAGATTAGTGGCATAACGACCGGAGGCCAGTCCCAGCCAGCGCGCATCAATATAGTCAGGCCCTTTTTTGAACGGCTTGACCGCCCGGCCCTGATTATGAAAAGCCCGGCATAGCCCGAGGGTGACAATGGTTTTACCTGTGCCGCCACTGAGTCCGGCTAATACTATTCTTGGAAATTTCATTTCACTGCTCACGCCCTGAAGAATTCTTATCTAATGCTTACCGTACTTTGGATTCAGTAGTGTTTCAGAGTAAAAAAGACAAGAAAAATTACCGCATACTCCACATAACACCGAAGATAAAAAAAATGCCTTGTCTCAAGAGACAAGGCATTTAAGAGTCGTACTGCGCGAAGATCTAATCTTCGTGTTCAGCTCCACCCTGCTTACCAGCGCCGGTCATACCGTACATGGTAGTAGATCCGGAAGACCAGTATTCAACTTTCTCTTCTTTAACAAGAGCGGTCAGAACTTTCTTAACTTCACGGGCTTTTGCATCAGGGAAAAGCTTAGTGAAATCGTTGAAATAAAATTTACTTTTAGCGCCTGTCTTTTTTTCAAGATAGGACATGATTTCTTCCTTAGCGGAATCCATATCGATCGGCATAATAAGCCCCTTTCTTTTTAAGAAGGGTGCGGCAAAACGCCGCACCCTATATTACTCAATTCTATATTAGAACTTGAACTGAGTGGACTGACGCCAAGTGTAGTAAGCGGGATCACGGAAATCATCGATAAGATGGGGAGTAAACTCGATACCAGTCTTTTCGAAGAAACGTTCCCAGCCAATACGCTCTGCCCAGTCACCCAGACGTTCGTACTTGTTAGCTTCAGCTTTGTAGACATCCAGAATAGTACGGATAGTCTTAGTAAGTGTGGGCCAACGAGGAGGTTCGTTAGGAATAAAAGCAACAACAACTTTAGAGAACTTAGGCATGGAGATACGG is a window of Maridesulfovibrio sp. DNA encoding:
- a CDS encoding S1C family serine protease — its product is MRPTQKILLILLILLTAALHGCNAGRRSTGSIDLGNDNSPMGRLAQALHKKDLPSAEKIWLDNQTIFLETPDALTDIEKMAAKIEEEFEPEIKAATINVDSVTWPAPKAQWPLMRMKLSKAQILVDKLQSSVFLQDLGKVPQSLGPLATKLAAKNKEIAADAASYFHKHPVLTGPNFFKTYPARLDEKEFLLSQSKFLLEKVASATGTGIPHLLKTYGKSIPDQTMHAMENQYFRNILRRNSGNKTPSLRAIVKAINDARAMGFPITEVPDCKIAFVRVTSKTMLNDEGIEFGLGFDVDLPVKTEQSKSAGMFSSSTAKDADVVILINETVSKLDRKSRQYTPKTSRYLSGYREIYNPEYDKARLELDNLRNRRSDAMGTVNTSMLLGVAGIFTGLAAASEADHLEAQINELSANATNIPRMIDKPVYTDYKYRVIGIKDTKVASVQYFIIDRRAGTYFEDVFDIVHQKDFKVAYGVKEKDPKAAEILTSFMTEKDLRNWEKQPVEVKLSDLLTHYLKHKELDKKYRSMAEVRKKIMNKRNEALKQFYANKYSSDTGNDPRFDSVVVIQSPSGSLGSGFFVTDNIVITNMHVVEGSDYAEMKMHNGMETFGKVLATDPFRDLALVKMSTRGKPVRFYNKNSIPSGVTLEAIGHPHGYQYTITRGVFSAYRQLRSHMVASKDRKIRYIQTDAAINPGNSGGPLFYKDRLVGVNSWGRVDPGTANLNFAVHYSEVIDFLKQYGIHYRN
- the traT gene encoding complement resistance protein TraT; translation: MNKKIYMKMAVLVIVLGITMLAGCRTTQRMGMVRDQKTGLLYGSMMNGNMLLDPSQFENPTIKLTIRNTSGDPAVNLKALRSTLERAYRDKGYEVVKGKKYSIHLDINLRYSGQISEDMAEEVAMYGAVGGAYAGARTGKNLDSTVAGAVSGATVGAIVGQYATQDTYIMFADVTIGLVDKNASKKKYIVSFGDTQVKYHDEDTGYNPYRVRETARVAVYAGGDNTEQSRIVGGVTARFRRILQDVI
- a CDS encoding FecR domain-containing protein codes for the protein MPPEAGLESIGVVLSANGEVFLRSDSGIRQVEAGAEVFRGEELVTGEGSAAEVRFADDTLLSQGADSSISLDDYVYDDSASDAELLFKMSQGTFRLVTGKIAEQNPDRFQVGTPLATIGIRGTTIISEINPGGGEKIGVEEIHAGKALLVQSISGEIRMIANPRELIDIAMSGQLGSVRPMSVQEFNSFREIAPAAIRQEQEIQQQRQEEEQQEDPDNQNPDNQEQDAQGQEGEGQEGEGQEGEGQEGEGQEGNVDGGAAGGALAAGTGVLDPGSVLAAGAALQGELGDFNVADLVSGEALSELEDLAGDILGAVTSGDINSVQNLLNNLQEVTDDIIDELLESIPEATDETEGQTYTSSDGSNFIYGTSGNDSWVGSSGVDYYDGLAGNDYINGMDGNDVLYGDVGSDTIYGGAGDDTIAGGDDDDTILGGEGVNFIDGGNGYDTISFSDSTATFGVYVSMDDSGAGFSSLYTGEESYESSFVGIEAVIGSDYNDSIYGNSLHNDLSGGSGDDGLYGEGGNDSLSGGIGGDTLLGGIGADTLYGGTGGDSLDPGSDNDGDFLFYNARSEGGDFVANFDSGEDKFVFNSSGGFNSSWSFVSVSGYDGSTGSAAGAQFIYDTASRQLYYDPDGISSTQSGELIATLDASCEAVDSAHGDIEVV
- the lgt gene encoding prolipoprotein diacylglyceryl transferase codes for the protein MIVLPEFDTIAFRIGPLKANWYGLMYMIGFAIAWFLGRYRASKPTNNWTGQQVDDLITWLIVGLVVGARLGYCLIYEPGYFMAHPVDIFAVWKGGMSFHGGAIGVAIVAWRFAKSTKRTTLDVGDFLVPLAPLGLFCGRMGNFINGELWGRVTNMPWGMVFPSRRAGNLPRHPSQLYEGALEGVLLFLILWFWSSKPRQRGTTTGLFLIGYGFFRAFVEFFRQPDPQLGFIAFGWLTMGQLLCVPMILAGLALFVWGLKKGPIPPAADES
- a CDS encoding cobyrinate a,c-diamide synthase; its protein translation is MKFPRIVLAGLSGGTGKTIVTLGLCRAFHNQGRAVKPFKKGPDYIDARWLGLASGRYATNLDPFLMSNDKLIALFMEKGLGADISIVEGNRGLFDGKDVEGSCSTAELARIIKAPVILTIDCTKMTRTVAAIVAGCKAFEDGFNLAGVILNRTAGERHRNILRNSIEKYTDIPVLGMLPKLKENPIPERHMGLVSNTEYGKVNKALDTLGQMAEDCLDLDAIYQISKKYPAEISAEHNAWDGIELSSETKPVIGVVRDEALWFYYEENLEALHRAGAEVKEVSIFSPDPWPEIHGLYLGGGFPETLAPEISANKLIRDHVRRLTHEGLPVFAECGGFMYLGRDVEFEGRKYPMSGVLDLSTCLCPRPQGLGYTSGTIVHENPFFPVGTEIIGHEFHYSLCVNNNESDPKYALDMSRGKGMAEGFDGLIRDNIYAGYNHIHALSMPCWANNFVKAAAAFKKKKG
- a CDS encoding dissimilatory sulfite reductase D family protein: MPIDMDSAKEEIMSYLEKKTGAKSKFYFNDFTKLFPDAKAREVKKVLTALVKEEKVEYWSSGSTTMYGMTGAGKQGGAEHED